In Eleutherodactylus coqui strain aEleCoq1 chromosome 4, aEleCoq1.hap1, whole genome shotgun sequence, the following are encoded in one genomic region:
- the LOC136626483 gene encoding olfactory receptor 1f45-like, with amino-acid sequence MEAVNISSSFTLLGFSNIPCNQLALFALLLVIYLLTWISNLLLLTSITLSPDLDSPMYFFLGNLSLVDICFSTVTVPQLLHGLCYGRLRISFLCCFLQMYFLVSLGVTENFLLAVMAFDRYLAICNPLRYTSIMNRRVCSILVVASWFTAALHSFLHTFIISKLAYCEDKLIQHFFCDVTALIKIACSSTTLPEMLLYTEASSAIIIPLLFIMTSYSLIAQAIVKLKTAESRRKAFVSCSSHLIVVSLFYGTVIFIYFRPPSSYSANYDRMISLGYTVITPMLNPFIYSLRNHEVKDTLKKLIQRRQLSLPRRGYV; translated from the coding sequence ATGGAAGCGGTGAACATCTCCTCCAGCTTCACTCTACTGGGTTTTTCAAACATTCCTTGTAACCAACTTGCACTCTTTGCTCTTCTGCTTGTCATCTACCTCCTTACATGGATCAGTAACTTGCTGCTATTAACTTCCATAACCCTATCTCCAGACTTAGATAGTCCTATGTATTTCTTCTTAGGGAATTTATCGCTGGTGGACATTTGCTTCTCCACTGTCACAGTACCACAACTACTTCATGGCCTTTGTTATGGCCGCTTGAGGATTTCCTTCTTGTGCTGCTTCCTTCAGATGTATTTCCTTGTGTCATTAGGCGTCACCGAAAATTTTCTCTTGGCGGTCATGGCTTTTGACCGGTACTTGGCTATATGTAACCCCCTGCGCTACACGTCTATAATGAATAGAAGGGTATGTTCCATTCTGGTGGTCGCCTCCTGGTTCACAGCAGCTTTACATTCTTTTCTACACACTTTCATCATTTCCAAGCTGGCATACTGTGAAGACAAATTAATCCAGCATTTCTTCTGTGATGTGACGGCTCTGATCAAAATTGCTTGTTCAAGCACCACTCTGCCTGAGATGTTACTTTACACCGAGGCGTCTTCGGCCATTATCATTCCATTGCTCTTTATCATGACCTCATACTCACTTATTGCTCAGGCCATAGTAAAGCTGAAGACTGCTGAGAGTCGGAGGAAAGCCTTCGTTTCCTGCTCTTCTCACCtcattgttgtttctcttttctATGGCACAGTCATTTTCATTTATTTCCGCCCTCCCTCTAGTTACTCTGCCAACTATGATCGAATGATCAGCCTGGGGTACACAGTGATAACACCCATGCTCAACCCCTTTATCTACAGTTTACGAAACCATGAAGTGAAAGATACACTAAAGAAATTAATTCAAAGGAGGCAACTGTCATTACCAAGAAGGGGCTATGTGTAA